A DNA window from Suncus etruscus isolate mSunEtr1 chromosome 8, mSunEtr1.pri.cur, whole genome shotgun sequence contains the following coding sequences:
- the NHP2 gene encoding H/ACA ribonucleoprotein complex subunit 2, with protein sequence MTKIKPDPDAPETPVEANSGERTYHELLVNLNPIAQPLASRRLTRKLYKCIKKAVKQKQIRRGVKEVQKFLNKGEKGIMVLAGDTLPIEVYCHLPVMCEDRSLPYVYIPSKMDLGAAAGSKRPTCVIMIKPHEEYQNAYDECLEEVQALPSVL encoded by the exons ATGACCAAGATCAAGCCCGATCCGGACGCGCCGGAGACCCCGGTGGAGGCCAACAGCGGGGAGCGCACCTACCACGAGCTCCTGGTGAATCTGAACCCCATTGCTCAGCCCCTGGCCTCGCGGCGCCTCACGCGGAAGCTCTACAAGTGCATCAAGAAAG CCGTGAAGCAGAAGCAGATTCGGCGCGGAGTGAAGGAGGTGCAGAAGTTCCTCAACAAAGGCGAGAAAGG GATCATGGTGCTGGCTGGGGACACGCTGCCCATTGAGGTGTACTGCCACCTGCCGGTCATGTGCGAGGACCGCAGCCTGCCCTATGTCTATATCCCCTCCAAAATG GACCTGGGCGCTGCAGCAGGCTCGAAGCGGCCCACTTGCGTGATCATGATCAAGCCGCATGAGGAATATCAGAATGCCTACGATGAATGTCTGGAGGAGGTGCAGGCCCTGCCCTCTGTCCTGTGA